One genomic region from Rattus norvegicus strain BN/NHsdMcwi chromosome 10, GRCr8, whole genome shotgun sequence encodes:
- the C1qtnf2 gene encoding complement C1q tumor necrosis factor-related protein 2 precursor, translating to MTVFRKVTTMISWMLLACALPCAADPMLGAFARRDFQKGGPQLVCSLPGPQGPPGPPGAPGSSGMVGRMGFPGKDGQDGQDGDRGDSGEEGPPGRTGNRGKQGPKGKAGAIGRAGPRGPKGVSGTPGKHGIPGKKGPKGKKGEPGLPGPCSCGSSRAKSAFSVAVTKSYPRERLPIKFDKILMNEGGHYNASSGKFVCSVPGIYYFTYDITLANKHLAIGLVHNGQYRIRTFDANTGNHDVASGSTILALKEGDEVWLQIFYSEQNGLFYDPYWTDSLFTGFLIYADQGDPNEV from the exons GTGACCACCATGATCTCCTGGATGCTCTTGGCCTGTGCCCTTCCGTGTGCTGCTGACCCAATGCTTGGTGCCTTTGCTCGCAGGGACTTCCAGAAGGGTGGTCCTCAACTGGTGTGCAGTCTGCCTGGTCCCCAAGGCCCACCTGGCCCTCCAGGAGCACCAGGATCCTCAGGAATGGTGGGAAGAATGGGTTTTCCTGGTAAAGATGGCCAAGACGGCCAGGACGGAGACCGAGGGGACAGTGGAGAAGAAG GTCCACCTGGCAGGACAGGCAACCGAGGAAAACAAGGACCAAAGGGCAAAGCTGGGGCCATTGGGAGAGCGGGTCCTCGAGGACCCAAGGGGGTCAGTGGTACCCCCGGGAAACATGGTATACCGGGCAAGAAGGGACCTAAGGGCAAGAAAGGGGAACCTGGGCTCCCAGGCCCCTGTAGCTGCGGCAGTAGCCGAGCCAAGTCGGCCTTTTCGGTGGCGGTAACCAAGAGTTACCCACGTGAGCGACTGCCCATCAAGTTTGACAAGATTCTGATGAATGAGGGAGGCCACTACAATGCATCCAGTGGCAAGTTCGTCTGCAGCGTGCCAGGGATCTATTACTTTACCTATGACATTACGCTGGCCAACAAACACCTGGCCATCGGCCTAGTGCACAATGGCCAGTACCGCATTCGGACTTTTGACGCCAACACCGGCAACCACGACGTGGCCTCGGGCTCCACCATCCTAGCTCTCAAGGAGGGTGATGAAGTCTGGTTACAGATTTTCTACTCGGAGCAGAATGGACTCTTCTACGACCCTTATTGGACCGACAGCCTGTTCACCGGCTTCCTCATCTACGCTGATCAAGGAGACCCCAATGAGGTATAG
- the C1qtnf2 gene encoding complement C1q tumor necrosis factor-related protein 2 isoform X1, translated as MISWMLLACALPCAADPMLGAFARRDFQKGGPQLVCSLPGPQGPPGPPGAPGSSGMVGRMGFPGKDGQDGQDGDRGDSGEEGPPGRTGNRGKQGPKGKAGAIGRAGPRGPKGVSGTPGKHGIPGKKGPKGKKGEPGLPGPCSCGSSRAKSAFSVAVTKSYPRERLPIKFDKILMNEGGHYNASSGKFVCSVPGIYYFTYDITLANKHLAIGLVHNGQYRIRTFDANTGNHDVASGSTILALKEGDEVWLQIFYSEQNGLFYDPYWTDSLFTGFLIYADQGDPNEV; from the exons ATGATCTCCTGGATGCTCTTGGCCTGTGCCCTTCCGTGTGCTGCTGACCCAATGCTTGGTGCCTTTGCTCGCAGGGACTTCCAGAAGGGTGGTCCTCAACTGGTGTGCAGTCTGCCTGGTCCCCAAGGCCCACCTGGCCCTCCAGGAGCACCAGGATCCTCAGGAATGGTGGGAAGAATGGGTTTTCCTGGTAAAGATGGCCAAGACGGCCAGGACGGAGACCGAGGGGACAGTGGAGAAGAAG GTCCACCTGGCAGGACAGGCAACCGAGGAAAACAAGGACCAAAGGGCAAAGCTGGGGCCATTGGGAGAGCGGGTCCTCGAGGACCCAAGGGGGTCAGTGGTACCCCCGGGAAACATGGTATACCGGGCAAGAAGGGACCTAAGGGCAAGAAAGGGGAACCTGGGCTCCCAGGCCCCTGTAGCTGCGGCAGTAGCCGAGCCAAGTCGGCCTTTTCGGTGGCGGTAACCAAGAGTTACCCACGTGAGCGACTGCCCATCAAGTTTGACAAGATTCTGATGAATGAGGGAGGCCACTACAATGCATCCAGTGGCAAGTTCGTCTGCAGCGTGCCAGGGATCTATTACTTTACCTATGACATTACGCTGGCCAACAAACACCTGGCCATCGGCCTAGTGCACAATGGCCAGTACCGCATTCGGACTTTTGACGCCAACACCGGCAACCACGACGTGGCCTCGGGCTCCACCATCCTAGCTCTCAAGGAGGGTGATGAAGTCTGGTTACAGATTTTCTACTCGGAGCAGAATGGACTCTTCTACGACCCTTATTGGACCGACAGCCTGTTCACCGGCTTCCTCATCTACGCTGATCAAGGAGACCCCAATGAGGTATAG